The Macaca fascicularis isolate 582-1 chromosome 11, T2T-MFA8v1.1 genome includes a region encoding these proteins:
- the RAD9B gene encoding cell cycle checkpoint control protein RAD9B isoform X9: protein MDLSNAVYSEMFVGSDEFDFFQIGMDTEITFCFKELKGILTFSEATHAPISIYFDFPGKPLALSIDDMLVEANFILATLADESSRASSPQSLCLSQKRKRSDLIKKKAGKNITGQALECISRKAAPRRLYPKETLTNISALENCGSPAMKRANGDVSEVSENSVSNTEEVPGSLCLRKGKSEASLNYRLKKSLIEKSLIYGISIENS from the exons ATGG ATTTGAGCAATGCTGTGTACAGTGAGATGTTTGTTGGCTCAGATGAGTTTGACTTCTTTCAAATTGGAATGGACACTGAGATAACGTTTTGTTTCAAAGAATTGAAG ggaATACTGACATTTTCAGAAGCTACACATGCTCCTATATCCATTTATTTTGACTTTCCTGGGAA ACCTCTGGCTTTAAGTATTGATGATATGTTAGTGGAAGCTAACTTTATTTTGGCCACATTAGCTGATGAGTCAAGTAGAGCATCTTCACCACAGTCACTGTGTCTTTCACAGAAACGAAAAAG GTCAGATCTGATTAAGAAAAAGGCTGGCAAAAATATAACCGGCCAGGCCCTGGAATGTATTTCAAGAAAAGCAGCACCAAGAAGGCTTTATCCTAAGGAGACTCTCACAAACATCTCTGCATTGGAAAACTGTGGAAGCCCTGCAATGAAAAGAGCGAATGGAGATGTCAGTGAAGTATcagaaaacagtgtcagcaacaCAGAGGAAGTGCCAGGGTCTCTGTGTCtcagaaag GGGAAAAGTGAAGCTAGTCTGAATTATAGACTGAAGAAAAGTCTGATAGAGAAAAGTCTGATTTACGGAATATCAATAGAAAATAGTTAA